In Mustela nigripes isolate SB6536 chromosome 12, MUSNIG.SB6536, whole genome shotgun sequence, one DNA window encodes the following:
- the FAM193B gene encoding protein FAM193B isoform X8, with amino-acid sequence MPLLKMPPPFSGCSHPCSGHCSGHCSGPLLPPPSSQQLPSTHSRDPGCKGHKFTHSGLACQLPQPCEADEGLGEEEDSSSERSSCTSSSTHQRDGKFCDCCYCEFFGHNAPPAAPTSRNYTEIREKLRSRLTRRKEELPVKGGALGGIPGEPAVDHRDVDELLEFINSTEPKAPNSARAAKRARHKLKKKEKEKAHLAAEALKQVNRSVSGSQEPRPARERLLEWPDRELDRVNSFLSSRLQEIKNTVKDSIRASFSVCELNMDSNGFSKEGAAEPEPQSLSPSNLNGSSEQRPDINLDLSPLTLGSSQNHTLRVPGEPAPPWTEMRGSHPPWTEVRGPPPGIIPENGLVRRLNAVPNLSRVIWVKTPKPGNPSPEEPSPKEVPSYKQELPEPVASSGKPRKGKRQGSQAKKNEASPAPRAPASLEAASVKGQTPSSKQPGKAPEPPKVGSFAEAGEGSRGSQPGPGWAGSPKADEKGSSWRNWPGEAKARPLEQESVQPPGPARLQSLPQGKGRSRRSRNKQEKTAASLDDVFLPKDMDGVEMDETDREVEYFKRFCLDSAKQTRQKVAVNWTNFSLKKTTPSTAQ; translated from the exons ATGCCGCTCCTGAAGATGCCTCCACCATTCTCGGGGTGCAGCCACCCCTGTAGCGGGCACTGCAGCGGGCACTGCAGCGGgcctctcctcccacctcccagctctCAGCAGCTCCCTAGCACTCACAG cagggaccctgggtgCAAGGGACACAAGTTTACACACAGTGGTCTGGCCTGccagctgccccagccctgcGAAGCAGATGAGGGCCTGGGTGAAGAAGAGGACAGCAGCTCAGAGCGCAGCTCCTGCACCTCATCCTCCACTCACCAGAGAGATGGAAAGTTCTGTGACTGCTGCTACTGTGAGTTCTTCGGCCACAATGCG ccacccgCTGCCCCGACGAGTCGGAATTATACAGAGATCCGAGAGAAGCTCCGCTCGAGGCTGACCCGGCGGAAAGAGGAGCTGCCCGTGAAGGGGGGCGCCCTGGGCGGGATCCCTGGGGAGCCCGCCGTGGACCACCGAGATGTGGATGAGCTGCTGGAATTCATCAACAGCACGGAGCCTAAAGCCCCCAACAGCGCCAGGGCCGCCAAGCGGGCCCGGCACAAGCTGAAAAAgaag gaaaaggaaaaggccCACTTGGCAGCAGAAGCTCTAAAGCAGGTGAATCGTAGTGTTTCCGGAAGCCAGGAGCCAAGACCTGCCAGGGAGAGGCTCTTGGAGTGGCCTGACCGGGAGCTGGATCGGGTCAACAGTTTCCTGAGCAGCCGTCTACAAGAGATCAAGAACACTGTCAAGGACTCTATCCGTGCCAGCTTCAGTGTGTGTGAGCTCAATATGGACAGCAATGGATTCTCTAAGGAGGGGGCTGCTGAGCCAGAGCCCCAGAGCCTATCCCCCTCAAACCTCAATGGCTCCTCAGAGCAACGGCCTGATATTAACCTTGACCTATCCCCTTTGACTTTGGGGTCCTCTCAGAACCACACGTTACGAGTTCCAGGTGAGCCGGCCCCACCATGGACAGAAATGAGAGGCTCTCACCCACCATGGACAGAGGTGAGGGGACCCCCTCCTGGTATCATCCCTGAGAATGGGCTAGTGAGGAGACTCAACGCTGTGCCCAACCTTTCCAGGGTAATCTGGGTCAAGACACCCAAGCCAGGCAACCCTAGCCCTGAGGAGCCAAGCCCAAAGGAGGTTCCCAGTTACAAGCAGGAGCTGCCTGAGCCTGTGGCCTCAAGTGGGAAGCCTCGGAAGGGCAAGAGACAGGGCAGTCAGGCCAAGAAGAATGAGGCAAGCCCAGCCCCCCGGGCCCCAGCCAGCCTAGAGGCTGCCAGTGTCAAGGGCCAGACCCCCAGCTCCAAGCAGCCAGGCAAGGCCCCGGAGCCTCCCAAAGTGGGCAGCTTTGCCGAGGCTGGAGAGGGGAGCCGGGGAAGCCAACCGGGACCAGGCTGGGCTGGCAGCCCCAAAGCCGACGAGAAGGGCAGCTCCTGGCGAAACTGGCCAGGTGAGGCCAAAGCACGGCCTCTGGAGCAGGAGTCTGTGCAGCCCCCAGGCCCAGCAAGGCTACAGAGCTTGCCACAGGGCAAGGGCCGCAGCCGCCGGAGCCGCAACAAGCAGGAGAAGACGGCCGCCTCCTTGG ACGATGTGTTCCTGCCCAAGGACATGGATGGGGTGGAGATGGATGAGACTGACCGGGAGGTGGAGTACTTCAAGAG GTTCTGTTTGGATTCTGCAAAGCAAACTCGTCAGAAAGTTGCTGTGAACTGGACCAACTTCAGCCTCAAGAAAACCACTCCCAGCACAGCTCAGTGA